Proteins encoded by one window of Candidatus Sumerlaea chitinivorans:
- a CDS encoding Chorismate mutase I, whose product MTKKRIEEIRQQIDALDRKIVELLDQRAQLAREIGKAKLHEGKQRFFDASRQKRVLENAIAASKNDFPQDALRKVFVEIMSGCLAAEKPPTVGYLGPEATYSHLAALTEFGNSVAYKPFATVEDIFYAVDRDQVDYGVVPVENSTGGVIHTTLDLFLDYELLICSEIYLHIHHNLISRNPLERIKTIYSKAEPFQQCSIWLRANLPGVQLIEVNSTVKGVELAKDRDYAAAIGSEIAARLYNVPIVAANIEDMKDNMTRFLVIGKQESAPTGRDKTSLMFSIKDRPGALFDLLHPFKVRNINLSTIESRPSRRKAWDYIFFVDLEGHVQDPPVREALNELKGLATFLRVMGSYPRDVKIRDLKQVSQTLV is encoded by the coding sequence ATGACAAAAAAGAGAATCGAGGAAATCCGCCAGCAAATTGATGCGCTCGACCGGAAAATAGTCGAGCTTCTGGATCAGCGCGCGCAATTGGCCCGTGAGATCGGAAAAGCGAAACTCCACGAGGGCAAACAAAGATTCTTCGACGCTTCGCGACAGAAACGCGTTCTGGAGAATGCGATCGCCGCAAGCAAGAACGACTTCCCGCAGGATGCACTGCGCAAAGTCTTCGTGGAGATTATGTCGGGTTGCCTTGCGGCAGAAAAGCCGCCGACGGTGGGCTACCTCGGTCCAGAAGCAACGTACTCACATCTTGCGGCACTCACGGAATTCGGCAATTCGGTGGCATACAAACCCTTTGCAACCGTGGAGGACATTTTCTACGCGGTGGACCGCGACCAAGTGGACTACGGCGTGGTTCCTGTGGAAAACTCGACCGGCGGCGTCATCCACACGACACTCGACTTGTTTTTGGATTACGAGTTGCTCATCTGCAGCGAGATTTACCTGCACATCCACCACAACCTGATTTCACGGAACCCCTTGGAGCGAATCAAAACCATCTACTCGAAGGCGGAGCCGTTCCAGCAATGTTCCATCTGGCTGCGGGCAAACTTGCCGGGCGTGCAGCTCATCGAGGTGAACTCGACCGTGAAGGGTGTGGAATTGGCAAAAGACCGCGATTATGCTGCAGCCATTGGGAGCGAGATTGCAGCACGCCTCTACAATGTACCCATCGTGGCTGCAAACATCGAGGACATGAAGGATAACATGACCCGGTTTTTAGTGATCGGGAAACAAGAGTCGGCGCCGACGGGGCGCGACAAAACCAGCCTCATGTTCTCAATCAAAGACCGCCCAGGAGCTTTGTTTGATCTCTTGCACCCCTTCAAGGTGCGCAATATCAACCTTTCGACTATAGAAAGCCGCCCCTCCCGGCGCAAAGCGTGGGATTACATTTTCTTTGTGGACCTTGAGGGTCACGTGCAGGATCCCCCAGTCCGAGAAGCACTCAACGAACTGAAAGGCTTGGCAACCTTCCTTCGGGTCATGGGAAGTTATCCGCGCGATGTAAAAATTCGGGATCTCAAGCAAGTGAGCCAAACGCTTGTTTGA
- a CDS encoding Helicase loader DnaI, translating to MDTDTGVVPCECLVEQQLQAKYRAARIPPRFLNKSLDNFQAVTAEHKHIVTFAKQFLKTFRSVAPDQPAKGLLLMGREGCGKTHIAVAILREIIRKGYSGLYWNVPELFLELRRTMNEQSDETEADLFDEAREVDLLVLDDLGAEKTSEYVTDRLYVLINGRYEYDKATLVTTNRSLKELQQQVGPRIVSRLCEMCVPIEFPPEDYRMRHLR from the coding sequence GTGGACACCGACACCGGGGTAGTTCCCTGCGAGTGCTTGGTTGAACAACAGCTTCAGGCAAAGTACCGTGCCGCCCGCATTCCCCCCCGCTTTCTAAACAAGTCGCTGGATAACTTTCAAGCGGTCACCGCGGAACACAAGCATATCGTGACTTTTGCAAAACAATTTCTGAAAACATTTCGGAGCGTAGCCCCCGACCAGCCCGCTAAAGGGCTACTTCTCATGGGGCGTGAAGGCTGTGGCAAAACCCACATTGCCGTAGCTATTCTCAGGGAAATCATCCGCAAAGGCTACAGCGGCCTTTACTGGAACGTCCCAGAGCTGTTTTTGGAGCTCCGGCGAACCATGAACGAGCAAAGCGATGAAACGGAAGCCGATTTATTCGACGAGGCTCGGGAAGTGGACTTGCTTGTCCTCGATGATCTTGGAGCAGAGAAGACGAGTGAGTACGTGACGGACCGCCTCTACGTACTCATCAACGGGCGGTATGAATACGACAAAGCGACTTTAGTCACGACCAATCGGTCGTTGAAGGAATTGCAGCAGCAGGTAGGCCCGCGCATCGTCTCACGGTTGTGCGAAATGTGCGTCCCAATCGAGTTTCCCCCAGAGGATTACCGAATGCGCCACTTGCGCTGA
- a CDS encoding Teichoic acid export ATP-binding protein TagH, giving the protein MKSTKPIISFEGVWKAYRLHPPASLSLPQRIGYTLRHLWKPELLEVLRDLTFQIGAGESVALLGMNGCGKTTLLKLICGITRPTKGKITVDGRAGGLIELTSGFHEDLTGWENIYLNATLLGLPRAEINRRLRDIVEFAELGDFIHSPVRHYSWGMLLRLGFAIAVHADLDVLVVDEALAVGDGYFQWKCLKKIEELKAGGTTLLFVSHVPAQAEAVCERALWLEGGGIREDGPASVVARHYSESIVKRLCADAPSNVSLEVIALVPHVRLGDGEIRMRSVYLQNGSGERVNSLNHGEPWEIVVTADVTERVEKATLTFQLDLPNRAVVKAFSHHISGPLCLTPGSYEFKVRFPAMRLYEGTYYLSIGFVPPDVASHMDDSKVYDGFVHILSFSVKSRGGSRFSTRALDLGASVEIEAVHS; this is encoded by the coding sequence GTGAAATCCACGAAGCCCATAATCTCCTTCGAGGGCGTGTGGAAAGCTTATCGGCTTCATCCGCCTGCGTCGCTTTCGCTTCCCCAACGGATCGGTTATACTCTACGGCACCTTTGGAAACCAGAACTGTTGGAAGTTCTGCGAGATCTTACCTTTCAAATTGGGGCGGGAGAAAGTGTGGCTTTGCTTGGGATGAACGGTTGTGGCAAAACCACGCTCTTGAAACTGATCTGTGGGATCACGCGACCCACAAAAGGGAAGATCACAGTGGACGGTCGCGCGGGTGGACTTATCGAACTTACCTCGGGATTCCATGAGGATCTCACCGGCTGGGAAAACATTTACCTCAACGCGACTTTGCTGGGACTGCCGCGTGCGGAGATTAATCGCCGGCTGCGAGACATTGTGGAATTCGCGGAGCTCGGCGACTTCATTCATTCCCCAGTTCGCCACTATTCGTGGGGCATGCTACTTCGCTTGGGCTTTGCGATTGCCGTTCATGCCGATTTGGACGTGCTTGTGGTGGACGAGGCGCTGGCGGTCGGAGATGGCTACTTCCAGTGGAAGTGTCTGAAGAAAATCGAGGAGCTGAAAGCTGGGGGGACCACGCTACTCTTTGTGTCTCATGTGCCAGCCCAAGCGGAAGCCGTGTGCGAGCGAGCCCTCTGGCTGGAAGGCGGCGGGATCCGTGAGGATGGCCCAGCTTCCGTTGTCGCAAGACACTACAGCGAATCGATTGTGAAACGGCTCTGTGCCGACGCGCCAAGCAATGTGTCGTTGGAAGTTATCGCACTTGTTCCCCATGTGAGGCTTGGAGACGGGGAAATTCGCATGCGCTCGGTCTACCTGCAAAACGGATCGGGAGAACGTGTGAATTCACTAAATCACGGGGAACCGTGGGAAATCGTGGTCACCGCGGACGTCACTGAGAGGGTCGAAAAGGCTACATTGACCTTTCAATTGGACCTTCCCAACCGTGCTGTTGTTAAAGCCTTCAGCCACCACATATCCGGCCCTTTATGCCTTACCCCGGGGAGCTACGAATTCAAAGTGCGATTTCCGGCGATGCGTCTTTATGAAGGGACATACTATCTCTCCATCGGTTTTGTCCCACCTGATGTTGCCTCCCACATGGATGACTCGAAGGTTTACGATGGTTTCGTACATATTCTATCGTTCAGTGTTAAGAGCCGTGGCGGCAGCCGATTCTCCACGCGCGCACTGGATCTGGGAGCATCGGTAGAAATCGAGGCGGTCCACTCGTAA
- a CDS encoding dTDP-4-dehydrorhamnose 3,5-epimerase → MGQKLIDGVRTKVLRVHADERGRLMEMLRADDEIFIKFGQVYLTTAYPGVVKAWHYHMKQTDHFVCVRGMMKVVLYDAREGSPTYGLINEFFIGDYNPMLIQIPPGVYHGFKCISEHEAIVINTVTEPYNYTNPDEYRVEPHGGPIPYDWSRKDG, encoded by the coding sequence ATGGGACAGAAACTGATTGATGGAGTTCGAACAAAGGTTCTTCGGGTCCACGCTGACGAGCGTGGTCGTTTGATGGAGATGCTGCGGGCAGACGATGAAATTTTTATCAAGTTTGGGCAGGTGTACCTGACCACTGCCTACCCGGGCGTCGTGAAAGCATGGCACTACCATATGAAGCAAACGGACCATTTCGTCTGCGTTCGCGGCATGATGAAAGTGGTCCTCTACGACGCGCGCGAGGGCTCACCCACATACGGTCTTATCAATGAATTTTTCATTGGGGATTACAATCCTATGTTGATTCAGATCCCGCCCGGAGTTTATCATGGCTTCAAGTGTATCTCAGAGCACGAAGCGATTGTGATCAACACGGTTACGGAGCCGTACAACTACACGAATCCGGATGAATATCGGGTTGAACCGCACGGCGGTCCAATACCCTATGACTGGTCGCGCAAAGACGGTTGA
- a CDS encoding Riboflavin kinase, which translates to MQVFEQEPWNFPAPSVLTVGVFDGLHLGHQALIKHAISRAKEKGICSAVLTFHEHPLAILAPPFCPKRLLYPDRKQQILAELGIDFLACVRFTRDFARQSPEEFVRNYLVSRCKTKGVVCGPDFTFGTNGSGTVETLRDLGEKFGFFVDVVEPCSVDNMFARSTIVRDLLFTGELDKVYRILTRPYELRGTVVPGHARGHKLGFPTANLDPTPQFVVPARGVYVCAVAGDRVPGVLPAMVNIGYNPTFGSDRLTIEAHILNFAGELRGTKLSLFFLKRLRDEQVFSGADALIRQLTRDREQTVSIWEEPGVKVMVGEVDRLLKGGTFASS; encoded by the coding sequence ATGCAGGTTTTTGAGCAAGAGCCATGGAATTTCCCCGCACCAAGCGTTTTGACGGTTGGTGTTTTTGATGGGCTGCATCTTGGCCACCAAGCACTTATCAAGCACGCGATTTCCCGGGCGAAGGAAAAAGGCATTTGTTCAGCAGTCCTGACTTTTCATGAGCATCCACTTGCGATTCTTGCCCCTCCCTTTTGTCCCAAACGGCTGCTCTATCCCGATCGTAAGCAGCAAATCCTTGCAGAACTCGGGATCGACTTTCTGGCTTGCGTGCGCTTCACACGCGATTTTGCACGACAGTCCCCTGAAGAATTCGTGCGCAATTACTTGGTAAGCCGCTGCAAAACCAAAGGTGTAGTTTGCGGGCCCGATTTTACGTTTGGCACAAATGGATCTGGAACCGTCGAAACGCTCAGAGATTTGGGCGAAAAGTTCGGCTTCTTTGTCGATGTCGTAGAACCATGCTCGGTGGATAACATGTTCGCCCGCAGCACAATCGTGCGGGACCTTCTTTTTACGGGGGAACTCGACAAGGTTTATCGAATCCTAACTCGCCCCTATGAACTGCGGGGAACGGTTGTTCCCGGCCATGCTCGAGGGCATAAGCTGGGTTTTCCAACCGCCAACCTCGATCCTACCCCCCAGTTTGTCGTCCCAGCGCGCGGGGTCTATGTTTGTGCCGTGGCGGGCGACCGCGTGCCCGGTGTTCTACCCGCCATGGTCAACATCGGGTACAATCCTACCTTTGGTAGCGACAGGCTGACGATTGAAGCGCACATTCTGAATTTTGCTGGCGAGCTGCGCGGGACAAAGCTTTCCCTGTTTTTCCTCAAGCGACTACGTGACGAACAAGTATTCTCGGGTGCTGATGCGCTAATACGCCAACTGACACGCGATCGCGAACAAACCGTCAGTATTTGGGAGGAGCCGGGGGTGAAGGTCATGGTGGGTGAGGTAGACCGATTGCTCAAGGGGGGCACTTTCGCGTCCTCGTAA